From a single Phycisphaeraceae bacterium genomic region:
- the pdxH gene encoding pyridoxamine 5'-phosphate oxidase yields the protein MAPLTPTELGNETAAAKWLGDTLPPDPMPALEEWMGEATARRVQPNPNAMTLATVDADGRPSARIVLCRGIDARAGFIEFFTNKTSRKGLALRAHPHAALLFHWDDLDRQIRIEGPITDAPDARADEYFATRHPLSRLSAWASAQSQPAASRAAIDANLASMAQRFGVDLDAIKRDAASVTVDIPRPPHWGGYRVWAERVELWSGRTGRTHDRALWTRTLTRTGDDDLAFTGSAWRSQRLQP from the coding sequence ATGGCGCCCCTCACCCCCACCGAGCTCGGGAACGAAACCGCCGCCGCCAAGTGGCTGGGAGACACGCTCCCGCCCGACCCCATGCCGGCCCTCGAGGAATGGATGGGCGAAGCGACGGCCAGGCGGGTCCAGCCCAACCCCAACGCGATGACCCTGGCGACTGTGGACGCCGACGGGCGCCCCTCGGCGCGCATCGTGCTCTGTCGCGGCATCGACGCGCGCGCCGGGTTCATCGAGTTCTTCACGAACAAGACAAGCCGCAAGGGACTGGCGCTGCGCGCACACCCGCACGCCGCGCTGCTGTTCCACTGGGACGACCTCGACCGTCAGATCCGCATCGAGGGACCGATCACCGACGCGCCCGACGCGCGCGCCGACGAGTACTTCGCGACCCGGCACCCGCTCTCGCGCCTCAGCGCGTGGGCGAGCGCGCAGAGCCAGCCGGCGGCGTCGCGCGCAGCGATCGACGCGAATCTCGCGAGTATGGCGCAGCGCTTCGGCGTCGATCTGGACGCCATCAAGCGCGACGCCGCGTCCGTGACGGTCGATATCCCCCGGCCGCCCCACTGGGGCGGGTACCGCGTGTGGGCCGAGCGCGTGGAACTGTGGAGCGGGCGTACAGGGCGCACGCACGACCGCGCGCTGTGGACGCGAACGCTGACGCGAACGGGCGATGACGACCTCGCGTTCACGGGCTCCGCGTGGCGTTCGCAGCGCCTGCAGCCCTGA
- a CDS encoding tRNA-dihydrouridine synthase, which translates to MLAQPLQIGPVRLATNLLLAPIAGYCDLAFRLAARSWGGVGLACTDLLSPQGLLRGTATSLDLARTNDEDKPVGMQLYGGDANILADGARWAIQHGATVVDINMGCPVDKVTKKDGGSKLLCDPCNTLRLVEKVARAVEQESGGRVPLTAKVRLGWSMGVDVAPSLAPRLVEEGCAAITVHGRYTEQKFKGECHLDGIARVVEAVGARAPVIGNGDVKTPDDCLRMLRVTGCAGVMIGRGALSAPWLFRDCWHAQRVGAGLTGEPAPPEPTEREKLDTIRRYFADMIAFRDERYAMMQIRRRITWFGKRLGPCKPMKERVRVARNPAEVLAALDEFERGGLRWFPRDDGTPCIEDALETDDAECVG; encoded by the coding sequence GTGCTCGCGCAGCCCCTCCAGATCGGACCGGTCCGACTCGCGACCAACCTGCTGCTGGCGCCGATCGCCGGGTACTGCGATTTGGCGTTCCGGCTCGCCGCACGCTCGTGGGGCGGCGTCGGGCTCGCCTGCACCGACCTCCTCTCGCCGCAGGGCCTGCTGCGAGGGACCGCGACCTCCCTCGACCTCGCGCGCACCAACGACGAGGACAAGCCGGTGGGCATGCAGCTCTACGGGGGCGACGCGAACATCCTCGCCGACGGCGCGCGCTGGGCCATCCAGCACGGCGCGACCGTTGTCGACATCAACATGGGCTGCCCGGTCGACAAGGTCACGAAGAAGGACGGGGGGTCCAAACTCCTCTGCGACCCCTGCAACACGCTGCGTCTGGTCGAGAAGGTCGCGCGCGCCGTCGAGCAGGAATCCGGGGGGCGCGTGCCCCTGACGGCGAAGGTCCGGCTGGGCTGGTCGATGGGCGTCGATGTCGCCCCCTCGCTGGCGCCGCGCCTCGTCGAGGAGGGCTGCGCCGCGATCACGGTGCACGGGCGGTACACCGAGCAGAAGTTCAAGGGCGAGTGCCACCTCGACGGCATCGCGCGGGTGGTGGAGGCGGTGGGCGCCCGGGCCCCCGTCATCGGCAACGGCGACGTGAAGACCCCCGACGACTGCCTGCGCATGCTGCGCGTCACCGGCTGCGCCGGGGTGATGATCGGGCGCGGCGCGCTCTCGGCGCCCTGGCTTTTCCGCGACTGCTGGCACGCGCAGCGCGTCGGCGCCGGGCTGACGGGCGAGCCGGCGCCCCCCGAACCGACCGAGCGGGAAAAGCTCGACACCATCCGGCGCTACTTCGCCGACATGATCGCGTTCCGCGACGAGCGCTACGCGATGATGCAGATCCGCCGGCGCATCACCTGGTTCGGCAAGCGCCTCGGCCCCTGCAAGCCCATGAAGGAGCGCGTGCGCGTCGCCAGGAACCCGGCGGAAGTGCTCGCGGCACTGGACGAGTTCGAGCGCGGCGGCCTGCGCTGGTTCCCGCGCGACGACGGAACCCCCTGTATCGAGGACGCCCTCGAAACCGACGACGCCGAGTGCGTCGGCTGA
- the zwf gene encoding glucose-6-phosphate dehydrogenase, which yields MTHLAPSKHPEPCVLVIFGASGDLTERKLIPSLYDMFREGSLPETFAVLGCARTGMSDAQFREKLREPAEKHAGAFDADSWDRFSRRVHYQPFDGSKTEDYRTLNERVELLALQHDLRGGANAGSSDPNVLFYLAVAPTLSKTIVAHLADTGLVTESKRWCAVNRGVTPWRRIIVEKPFGTDLESARSINRALGRAFDEDAIYRIDHYMGKELVRNVLVFRFANTIFEQVWNRDCVDHVQITAAETIGVEDRAAYYDESGAMRDMIQSHLVQVMTLIAMEAPSSAEADALARERIKVLESTRRIDPDKAHLFAAFGRYGAQGAHPAYTSEPGVVAAKKTETFCAMKCHIDNWRWAGVPFYLRSGKRMARKLTEIVVQFKHPPDWLFKTVEPYTKGVTRPPNRIIINIAPDEGISLRFETKVPGPKFRIDSAKMDMDYAKAFDAKPVEAYGPLILDAMRGDRLLFKHRDEVEGAWEVCQPLLDSEELRARIETYESGTWGPQSSDELLARDGKIWHNPIAGERR from the coding sequence ATGACGCACCTCGCTCCCTCCAAACATCCCGAGCCCTGCGTGCTGGTGATCTTCGGCGCGTCCGGGGACCTGACAGAACGCAAACTCATCCCGTCGCTCTACGACATGTTCCGCGAGGGGTCGCTCCCCGAGACCTTCGCGGTGCTCGGCTGCGCGCGCACCGGCATGTCCGACGCCCAGTTCCGCGAGAAGCTGCGCGAGCCGGCGGAGAAGCACGCCGGCGCGTTCGACGCCGACTCGTGGGACCGCTTCTCGCGCCGCGTGCACTACCAGCCCTTCGACGGGTCGAAGACCGAGGACTATCGCACGCTCAACGAGCGCGTGGAGTTGCTCGCGCTCCAGCACGACCTTCGCGGCGGGGCGAACGCCGGCTCGAGCGATCCGAACGTGCTGTTCTACCTCGCCGTCGCGCCGACGCTCTCCAAGACCATCGTCGCCCACCTCGCCGACACAGGGCTCGTGACCGAGAGCAAGAGATGGTGCGCCGTGAACCGGGGCGTGACGCCCTGGCGGCGCATCATCGTCGAGAAGCCCTTCGGTACGGACCTCGAGTCGGCGCGCTCGATCAACCGCGCGCTGGGGCGGGCGTTCGACGAGGACGCGATCTATCGAATCGACCACTACATGGGCAAGGAGCTGGTGCGCAACGTGCTGGTGTTCCGCTTCGCGAACACGATCTTCGAACAGGTGTGGAACCGCGACTGCGTCGACCACGTGCAGATCACCGCCGCCGAGACCATCGGCGTCGAGGACCGCGCCGCGTACTACGACGAGTCGGGCGCGATGCGCGACATGATCCAGAGCCACCTCGTGCAGGTGATGACGCTCATCGCGATGGAGGCGCCCAGCAGCGCCGAGGCCGACGCCCTCGCGCGCGAGCGCATCAAGGTGCTCGAGTCGACGCGCCGGATCGACCCCGACAAGGCGCACCTGTTCGCCGCCTTCGGGCGCTACGGGGCCCAGGGGGCGCACCCGGCGTACACCTCCGAGCCCGGCGTCGTCGCCGCCAAGAAGACCGAGACCTTCTGCGCGATGAAGTGCCACATCGACAACTGGCGCTGGGCGGGCGTGCCCTTCTACCTGCGCTCGGGCAAGCGCATGGCGCGCAAGCTCACCGAGATCGTCGTGCAGTTCAAGCACCCGCCCGACTGGCTCTTCAAGACCGTCGAGCCCTACACCAAGGGCGTCACCCGCCCGCCCAACCGCATCATCATCAACATCGCCCCCGACGAGGGCATCTCCCTTCGCTTCGAGACCAAGGTCCCCGGGCCCAAGTTCCGCATCGATTCCGCCAAGATGGACATGGACTACGCCAAGGCCTTCGACGCCAAGCCCGTCGAGGCATACGGCCCGCTCATCCTCGACGCGATGCGCGGCGACCGGCTCCTCTTCAAGCACCGCGACGAGGTCGAGGGCGCCTGGGAGGTCTGCCAGCCCCTCCTCGACAGCGAGGAACTGCGCGCCCGGATCGAGACCTACGAGTCGGGCACGTGGGGGCCCCAGTCCAGCGACGAGCTGCTCGCCCGCGACGGCAAGATCTGGCACAACCCCATCGCCGGAGAGCGCCGATAG
- a CDS encoding MotA/TolQ/ExbB proton channel family protein produces MPFAIPAVTASMPSFLAQLDAPSSQGAAASEATSIWSLFMQSFDLFTILIVMGSVFAVAIIVRAILTLRRSVILPAESIDAVQSAINERRWADLQQFVGEDDSFVSRVLRESLPKLRVNPLGIHEATEMAADTETARRFKEVEWLGVIGNLGPLLGLVGTVWGMIIAFTAIGETGGQAAASQLSIGIAKALFHTFLGLLLAIPALLAYGMFRERLDRICSEGTMLATDAMDQIAAVALQNPGAQASPAQGPGAAQSPQPRHGAGN; encoded by the coding sequence TTGCCCTTCGCGATCCCCGCCGTCACCGCCAGCATGCCCTCCTTCCTCGCGCAGCTCGACGCGCCCTCGTCGCAGGGCGCCGCCGCGAGCGAAGCCACGAGCATCTGGTCGCTGTTCATGCAGTCCTTCGACCTGTTCACGATCCTGATCGTGATGGGGTCGGTGTTCGCGGTCGCCATCATCGTGCGCGCGATCCTGACCCTGCGCCGGTCCGTGATCCTGCCGGCCGAGTCGATCGACGCGGTGCAGAGCGCGATCAACGAGCGGCGCTGGGCCGACCTCCAGCAGTTCGTGGGCGAGGACGATTCGTTCGTGTCGCGCGTGCTGCGCGAGAGTCTGCCCAAGCTTCGCGTCAACCCGCTGGGCATCCACGAAGCCACCGAGATGGCCGCCGACACCGAGACGGCGCGCCGTTTCAAGGAAGTCGAGTGGCTTGGCGTGATCGGCAACCTCGGGCCGCTGCTCGGGCTGGTGGGCACCGTGTGGGGCATGATCATCGCCTTCACCGCGATCGGCGAGACCGGGGGCCAGGCCGCCGCCTCGCAGCTCTCCATCGGCATCGCCAAGGCGCTCTTCCACACCTTCCTCGGGCTGCTGCTCGCGATCCCGGCGCTGCTGGCCTACGGGATGTTCCGCGAGCGCCTCGACCGGATCTGCTCGGAGGGCACGATGCTCGCGACCGACGCGATGGACCAGATCGCGGCGGTCGCGCTCCAGAACCCCGGCGCGCAGGCGTCGCCTGCGCAGGGGCCCGGCGCCGCCCAGTCGCCCCAGCCCCGCCACGGCGCAGGGAACTGA